A window from Chryseobacterium vaccae encodes these proteins:
- the bshC gene encoding bacillithiol biosynthesis cysteine-adding enzyme BshC has translation MKTINKISFNDIESIPQLVKDFLNQKIEGFEENTFSLEHFRNQIHLKKDAFTQDQRNILSDELNKQLEDLHLSSRQKENLDRLKLPNTFTITTGHQLNLFSGPVFFVYKILQTIKTCTYLKENFPDFNFVPVYWMASEDHDFAEINHFKTENNYYEINEKSGGPVGRIKISDTFFVSEFEKEFKDSVFGTELILMLKEAYKTGNTLTQAIKILVNRLFSDFGLLIIDGDSRVLKTQIKEVFKNELLNSSLYNNSNEKVNFLTEKYGKVQVNPREINLFYLSETRDRIDFDGHRYKIVDTDTIFTQDQILNELENHPEKFSPNALMRPVYQEKVLPNLAYIGGNAEIMYWLELKDYFSKLNIPFPILIPRNSMLFLPEKTLGKVGKLNLKIEDFFGSFTGITNQKILEGSNVLQLLEEKEALLEKSFSELKAIAETTEKSFGNMVKAEEVRQLKSFKRMKKRLLHAEKIKQNELLERLERLFLDIHPSKTWQERVYNFSVFFSDYGYSWLENCLEEMVVQESKLIIVAI, from the coding sequence TTGAAAACAATTAATAAAATATCATTTAACGACATAGAAAGCATTCCTCAGTTGGTGAAAGATTTTCTGAACCAAAAAATTGAGGGATTTGAAGAAAATACCTTTTCTTTAGAGCATTTCAGAAACCAGATTCATCTTAAAAAAGACGCTTTTACTCAAGATCAGAGGAATATATTGTCGGATGAACTAAATAAACAGCTGGAAGACTTACATCTTTCTTCAAGGCAAAAAGAAAATCTGGATAGGCTGAAATTGCCCAATACATTTACCATCACAACCGGACATCAGCTGAACCTGTTCTCAGGACCTGTTTTCTTTGTTTACAAAATTTTGCAGACCATCAAAACATGTACATATCTGAAAGAAAATTTTCCGGATTTCAATTTTGTTCCTGTATACTGGATGGCTTCGGAAGATCATGATTTTGCAGAGATCAATCATTTCAAAACAGAGAATAATTATTATGAGATCAACGAGAAATCTGGTGGGCCTGTAGGTAGAATCAAAATCAGTGATACCTTTTTCGTCTCAGAATTTGAGAAAGAGTTCAAAGATTCCGTTTTCGGAACAGAACTGATCCTGATGCTGAAAGAAGCTTATAAAACAGGTAATACGCTTACTCAAGCGATAAAAATCCTGGTCAACAGACTTTTCTCAGATTTTGGACTGTTAATTATAGACGGAGATTCCAGAGTACTTAAAACACAGATTAAAGAAGTTTTCAAAAATGAACTTCTGAATTCCAGTCTTTACAATAATTCAAATGAAAAAGTTAATTTTCTAACGGAAAAATATGGCAAAGTCCAGGTCAATCCAAGAGAAATAAATCTTTTTTATCTTTCAGAAACAAGAGACAGAATAGATTTTGATGGTCACCGATATAAAATAGTGGATACAGACACCATATTCACACAGGATCAAATTCTGAATGAACTGGAAAATCATCCTGAAAAGTTCAGCCCGAATGCCCTGATGCGCCCCGTTTATCAGGAAAAAGTACTTCCCAATCTTGCTTATATTGGAGGAAATGCAGAAATTATGTATTGGCTTGAACTCAAAGATTACTTTTCAAAACTCAATATTCCGTTTCCCATTTTGATTCCGAGAAACTCAATGCTTTTCCTTCCGGAAAAAACGCTGGGGAAAGTAGGGAAACTGAATCTTAAGATTGAAGACTTTTTTGGAAGCTTTACCGGCATCACCAATCAGAAAATTTTAGAAGGCAGCAATGTCTTACAATTACTGGAAGAAAAAGAAGCCCTTTTGGAAAAAAGTTTCTCAGAATTGAAAGCTATTGCGGAAACTACAGAAAAGTCTTTCGGAAATATGGTGAAAGCAGAAGAAGTAAGACAGCTGAAATCTTTCAAAAGAATGAAAAAGAGACTCCTGCATGCCGAAAAAATAAAACAAAACGAACTGCTGGAAAGACTGGAAAGACTATTTTTGGATATCCATCCTTCTAAGACCTGGCAGGAGAGGGTATATAACTTCAGCGTATTCTTTTCAGATTACGGGTACTCATGGCTTGAAAATTGTTTGGAAGAAATGGTGGTTCAAGAATCCAAATTAATAATTGTTGCCATTTAA
- the pckA gene encoding phosphoenolpyruvate carboxykinase (ATP) — protein MKHAKIIQDLEKLGIKGNYEVVYNPSYEELYQAEVSPENQGFEKAELTESGAVSVKTGIFTGRSPKDRYIVQDDVTRDTIFWDGKVNLPTTAEIFDSCKGLVLNQLAEAKKIYVVDAFCGTNADTRLKVRFIVEVAWQAHFVTNMFIRPSHYELENFGEPDFTVINGSKTTNPNWEAQGLNSENFIMFNLTEKLQIIGGTWYGGEMKKGMFAMMNYYLPLKGMASMHCSANVGEEGDVALFFGLSGTGKTTLSADPKRYLIGDDEHGWDNNGVFNYEGGCYAKVIDLSEEKEPDIFRAIKRDALLENVVVNNGVADYKDGSITENTRVSYPIYHINKIVLPSKAGHAKKIVYLSADAFGVLPPVSILDDNQAQYHFLCGYTSKLAGTERGITEPQPSFSPAFGEAFLTLHPTMYSKTLIGKMKEHGAKAYLVNTGWNGTGNRISLKDTRAIIDAIIDGSIDSAPKTRVPIMNLEIPTQLPNVSEGILDPRETYSNASEWEEKAKDLAGRYIKNFEQYCDTEEGRKLIASGPQLQEQTI, from the coding sequence ATGAAACACGCTAAAATCATCCAGGATTTAGAAAAATTAGGGATTAAAGGAAATTACGAGGTGGTATATAACCCTTCTTATGAGGAATTATATCAGGCTGAAGTATCTCCTGAAAATCAAGGCTTTGAGAAAGCTGAGCTTACGGAATCAGGTGCAGTATCGGTAAAAACAGGTATTTTCACAGGTCGTTCACCTAAAGACAGATATATTGTTCAGGATGATGTTACAAGAGATACGATTTTCTGGGACGGAAAAGTAAATCTTCCTACAACAGCAGAAATTTTTGACTCTTGTAAAGGATTAGTGCTGAACCAGCTTGCTGAAGCTAAGAAAATCTATGTTGTTGATGCTTTTTGCGGAACCAACGCAGATACAAGACTAAAAGTAAGGTTCATCGTTGAAGTAGCGTGGCAGGCCCATTTCGTTACGAATATGTTCATCCGTCCGTCTCACTACGAGCTTGAGAACTTCGGAGAGCCTGATTTCACAGTAATCAACGGTTCCAAAACAACCAACCCGAACTGGGAAGCTCAGGGATTAAACTCTGAAAACTTCATCATGTTCAATCTTACGGAAAAACTTCAGATTATCGGTGGTACTTGGTACGGTGGTGAAATGAAGAAAGGAATGTTTGCTATGATGAATTACTATCTTCCATTAAAAGGTATGGCATCTATGCACTGTTCTGCAAACGTAGGTGAAGAAGGAGATGTAGCTCTTTTCTTCGGTCTTTCAGGAACAGGTAAAACGACTTTATCTGCTGATCCTAAAAGATACCTTATCGGTGACGATGAGCACGGTTGGGATAACAACGGAGTATTCAACTACGAAGGTGGATGCTATGCTAAAGTAATTGATCTTTCAGAAGAAAAAGAACCAGATATTTTCAGAGCAATCAAGAGAGATGCACTTTTAGAAAATGTAGTGGTAAATAACGGTGTTGCAGATTATAAAGACGGATCTATCACTGAAAATACAAGAGTATCTTATCCTATTTATCATATCAATAAAATTGTCCTTCCTTCAAAAGCAGGACATGCTAAAAAGATCGTTTATCTTTCTGCAGATGCGTTCGGAGTACTTCCTCCGGTTTCCATCTTAGATGATAATCAGGCACAGTACCACTTCCTTTGCGGATATACTTCCAAGTTAGCCGGAACAGAAAGAGGAATTACTGAACCTCAGCCGTCTTTCTCTCCTGCATTCGGAGAAGCATTCCTTACCCTTCACCCGACGATGTATTCTAAGACACTGATCGGTAAAATGAAAGAACATGGAGCAAAAGCTTACCTTGTTAATACAGGATGGAACGGAACAGGAAACAGAATCTCTCTGAAAGATACAAGAGCAATTATTGATGCGATCATCGATGGTTCTATTGATAGTGCGCCTAAAACAAGAGTTCCTATTATGAACCTTGAAATTCCAACTCAGCTTCCAAATGTTTCCGAAGGAATCCTTGATCCTAGAGAAACATACAGCAACGCTTCAGAATGGGAAGAAAAAGCAAAAGATCTTGCTGGAAGATATATCAAAAACTTTGAGCAGTATTGTGATACTGAAGAAGGAAGAAAGTTAATCGCTTCAGGACCTCAGCTTCAGGAACAGACGATCTAA
- a CDS encoding LysM peptidoglycan-binding domain-containing protein has protein sequence MIKRFFILSSLCMVLGVSAQNSHTVAKGDNPYNIAKKYGITVDELLKLNPKFKDGKLAIGDVLTVKAEKHTTPVSKPVSVEKAKPNTGQSLGKIVLQPKQTVYGIAKQYRISETDLRKLNPELDSHMKIGDEITLPLESIKKYGGGQQTAPVVAKPVEAPAETPVTTGSSEKGTYVIQPKDNYYRISKQFGVSQQELFALNPGLEEKGLKPGDTINIKKSNTETASEAVNPKTKIDSGNERSSAGSVAAADDYVTYTVLQGDTVFSIVNKFGISIDELIALNPDLSHGLKAGMVLKIKKQDPAYVKKNGDALSVVLMLPFGYSTNETQYRGMAMDFLTGAKLAIERNARGGQKLDIKIVDSGNEASFRNSLTQINPENTDLIIGPFFKSNVIDVLDFTKNQKIPIVAPFANSPELYNYSNLIIVETNDQTYADKIVEEVKSVYSDQKIYVVADSKKEIAGYIKGGLEKAVKNPNVIIVNSPADIQLDQNMMTGQSAPVIAILASDADAAGDAFATKMISLSKEVQGVKAFSMYYSPVFEKKVDELSQASLVYLMDRKINTDGNFEKEILAAYKTKYCKTPPKYAVVGFDVVNDMLTRENKKGEIFKQMNKVQTQLATKFEFVKSKANGAYVNTGYRVIRLVP, from the coding sequence ATGATAAAGAGGTTTTTTATTCTGTCCAGTTTATGTATGGTTTTGGGGGTGTCTGCTCAAAATTCACACACCGTTGCCAAAGGAGATAATCCTTACAATATCGCTAAAAAGTACGGGATAACTGTAGACGAATTGTTAAAGCTGAATCCAAAATTCAAAGATGGGAAGCTGGCTATTGGTGATGTTCTTACAGTAAAAGCTGAAAAACATACAACTCCGGTTTCTAAACCTGTTTCTGTTGAAAAAGCAAAACCGAATACGGGGCAATCACTAGGTAAAATTGTATTACAGCCAAAACAAACCGTTTATGGAATTGCAAAGCAATACCGCATTTCTGAAACAGATCTTCGAAAACTGAATCCTGAATTGGACTCTCATATGAAGATTGGTGACGAAATTACACTACCTCTTGAGAGTATAAAGAAATATGGCGGAGGGCAGCAGACTGCTCCTGTGGTGGCTAAACCTGTCGAGGCACCAGCAGAAACACCAGTAACTACAGGTTCTTCAGAGAAAGGGACTTATGTTATTCAGCCAAAAGATAATTATTACAGAATTTCAAAACAGTTTGGAGTCAGCCAACAGGAACTTTTTGCTTTAAATCCTGGATTAGAAGAAAAAGGTCTGAAACCTGGTGATACCATTAATATTAAAAAATCAAATACGGAAACCGCTTCAGAAGCAGTGAATCCGAAAACAAAAATAGACTCAGGGAATGAAAGATCTTCAGCCGGATCTGTTGCCGCAGCTGATGATTATGTTACCTATACTGTACTACAGGGAGACACCGTTTTCTCAATTGTCAACAAGTTTGGAATTTCCATTGATGAGCTGATTGCACTTAATCCTGATCTTTCCCACGGACTGAAAGCAGGAATGGTGTTAAAAATCAAAAAACAAGATCCTGCTTACGTAAAGAAAAATGGAGATGCTCTAAGTGTAGTATTAATGCTTCCATTTGGATACAGTACCAATGAAACCCAGTACAGAGGAATGGCTATGGATTTCCTTACAGGAGCTAAACTTGCTATTGAGAGAAATGCCAGAGGAGGACAAAAGCTGGACATCAAAATCGTGGATTCAGGAAATGAGGCGTCATTCAGAAATTCACTAACGCAGATCAACCCGGAGAATACCGACCTTATTATAGGTCCGTTCTTTAAATCCAACGTAATTGATGTTCTTGATTTTACTAAAAATCAGAAAATTCCTATCGTTGCACCATTTGCCAACTCACCGGAACTGTACAACTACAGCAACCTGATCATTGTAGAAACCAATGACCAGACGTATGCTGATAAAATTGTAGAAGAAGTGAAATCTGTTTATTCAGATCAGAAAATATATGTTGTTGCTGACAGCAAAAAAGAAATTGCAGGCTACATCAAAGGCGGGCTTGAAAAAGCCGTTAAAAATCCAAATGTTATCATCGTGAATTCTCCTGCAGATATCCAGTTGGATCAGAATATGATGACAGGACAGTCTGCACCGGTTATCGCTATTTTAGCAAGTGATGCAGATGCGGCAGGAGATGCTTTTGCAACTAAAATGATCAGTCTTTCCAAAGAAGTTCAGGGGGTAAAAGCATTCAGTATGTATTATTCTCCGGTTTTTGAAAAGAAAGTTGACGAGTTAAGCCAGGCAAGCCTTGTATATTTGATGGACAGAAAAATCAATACCGACGGGAATTTTGAAAAGGAAATTCTGGCAGCGTATAAAACAAAATATTGTAAGACGCCTCCTAAATATGCTGTTGTAGGTTTTGATGTAGTCAATGATATGCTGACGAGAGAAAACAAAAAAGGAGAGATCTTTAAACAGATGAACAAAGTACAGACTCAGCTGGCTACCAAGTTCGAATTTGTAAAATCTAAAGCAAACGGAGCGTATGTAAATACAGGTTACCGTGTCATCCGATTGGTACCATAA
- the fabD gene encoding ACP S-malonyltransferase — MKALVFPGQGSQFVGMGKELYDSRKDIKDLMESANEILGFDILSIMFNGTDGDLKKTEVTQPSIFIHSVAALKAVNGLGAEMVAGHSLGEFSALVANGVLSFDDGLKLVSERAKAMQEACDANPSSMAAILGLEDAEVEEICASINGIVVPANYNCPGQLVISGETPAVEEACAKLKEAGARRALLLPVNGAFHSPLMQPAQERLAAAIEKTKFRKATIPVYQNITTTAITNPDEIKQNLIAQLTGPVKWTQSVQNMIKDGASNFVEVGPGKTLQGLIKKIDASVEVASAI, encoded by the coding sequence ATGAAAGCACTTGTATTTCCTGGGCAGGGTTCTCAGTTTGTCGGAATGGGAAAAGAATTGTATGATTCCAGAAAAGATATCAAAGATCTTATGGAATCTGCCAATGAAATCTTAGGTTTCGACATTCTTTCCATTATGTTTAACGGAACAGATGGAGATCTTAAGAAAACAGAGGTTACCCAGCCTTCTATATTTATACATTCAGTAGCTGCTTTAAAAGCGGTAAATGGTCTTGGAGCTGAGATGGTTGCAGGACATTCTCTAGGAGAATTTTCAGCATTGGTTGCCAATGGAGTTTTATCTTTTGATGATGGACTGAAATTAGTTTCCGAGAGAGCAAAAGCAATGCAAGAAGCCTGTGATGCCAATCCAAGCTCTATGGCAGCAATTTTAGGTCTTGAAGATGCTGAAGTTGAGGAAATTTGTGCTTCGATCAATGGGATCGTAGTACCTGCTAACTACAACTGTCCTGGTCAGCTTGTTATTTCAGGGGAGACTCCGGCAGTGGAAGAAGCTTGTGCAAAACTTAAAGAAGCTGGTGCAAGAAGAGCATTATTACTTCCTGTAAACGGAGCATTCCATTCACCATTAATGCAGCCGGCACAGGAAAGACTGGCAGCTGCTATTGAAAAAACAAAATTCAGAAAAGCAACCATACCGGTTTATCAGAATATTACCACTACAGCGATTACCAATCCTGATGAGATCAAGCAAAACCTGATCGCTCAGCTTACGGGGCCTGTGAAATGGACGCAGTCTGTTCAGAACATGATCAAAGACGGTGCCTCTAATTTTGTGGAAGTAGGTCCGGGAAAAACACTTCAGGGATTGATCAAGAAAATTGATGCGTCTGTGGAAGTGGCTTCAGCAATCTAA
- a CDS encoding type II 3-dehydroquinate dehydratase, translating into MKVLIVNGPNLNLLGTREPEIYGSISMETCFTELKNEFSSHKLDYYQSNIEGEIINRLQEDDFDALVINPGAYTHYSYAIADCLKNIRKPKIEVHISNIYKREEFRQKSVTAAHCDAVLSGFGMDGYRLAILSLK; encoded by the coding sequence ATGAAAGTTTTAATCGTAAACGGACCCAATCTGAATCTTCTGGGCACAAGAGAACCTGAAATCTATGGAAGCATTTCTATGGAAACCTGCTTTACAGAACTGAAAAATGAGTTTTCATCCCACAAACTGGATTATTACCAATCTAATATTGAAGGGGAAATCATCAACAGGCTGCAGGAAGATGATTTTGATGCGCTGGTGATCAATCCGGGAGCTTATACTCATTATTCCTATGCAATCGCAGACTGTTTAAAGAATATCAGGAAGCCAAAAATAGAAGTGCATATCAGCAATATCTATAAACGGGAAGAGTTTCGCCAGAAATCTGTAACCGCAGCTCATTGTGATGCAGTATTGTCCGGATTTGGAATGGATGGTTACAGATTAGCCATTTTAAGCTTAAAATAA
- a CDS encoding GYDIA family GHMP kinase, protein MGEIFSPGKLMLTSEYFAIDGALVLAVPTLLGQEFFFEEKDDENSLVLWEAYHQNKLWLKAVINYKNWKILETNLPSAAEFILNTLKNVQQLSETRFKSNFSYYLKTNLQFPADYGLGSSSTLMNNLAEWSGIDPFHLNSISLGGSGYDIAVAKEKSAVLFKSKPEIWYEKTEFSPSFKNELIFIHLNQKQDSREGINLYKSKIKSPEMIREFSDLTKKVLLCNELENFSELMMIHEHKISDFIGIPTVKEKFFADCPVFVKSLGAWGGDFVMSAKFEGFKDYFWGKGFTRVFEWPEIINS, encoded by the coding sequence ATGGGCGAAATATTTTCACCGGGAAAGCTTATGCTTACTTCAGAATATTTCGCAATAGACGGAGCTCTTGTTCTGGCAGTACCAACGCTGCTGGGACAAGAGTTTTTTTTTGAAGAAAAAGACGATGAAAATTCCCTTGTTTTATGGGAAGCTTATCATCAGAACAAATTATGGCTGAAAGCAGTCATCAATTATAAAAACTGGAAGATCCTCGAAACGAATCTGCCTTCTGCCGCTGAATTTATTCTTAACACCCTTAAAAATGTTCAGCAGCTTTCTGAAACCCGGTTCAAGAGCAATTTTTCTTATTATTTAAAGACCAACCTTCAGTTTCCCGCAGATTACGGATTAGGAAGCAGTTCAACATTAATGAACAACCTTGCCGAATGGTCCGGAATTGATCCTTTTCACCTAAACAGTATCAGTCTTGGAGGAAGCGGATATGATATTGCGGTGGCCAAAGAGAAATCAGCTGTTTTGTTTAAAAGTAAGCCGGAAATCTGGTATGAAAAAACAGAATTCAGCCCTTCCTTCAAAAATGAGCTTATTTTTATTCATTTAAATCAGAAGCAGGATAGCCGCGAAGGAATTAATCTTTACAAATCAAAAATAAAGTCTCCGGAAATGATTCGTGAATTTTCGGATTTAACAAAAAAAGTTTTATTATGCAATGAATTGGAAAATTTTTCTGAACTGATGATGATTCATGAGCATAAAATTTCCGATTTCATTGGAATTCCTACAGTTAAAGAGAAATTTTTCGCAGATTGCCCGGTTTTTGTTAAAAGTTTAGGGGCTTGGGGCGGAGATTTTGTAATGAGCGCCAAATTTGAAGGCTTTAAGGACTATTTTTGGGGAAAAGGTTTCACCCGTGTTTTTGAATGGCCTGAAATAATAAACTCGTAA